A genomic stretch from Primulina huaijiensis isolate GDHJ02 chromosome 14, ASM1229523v2, whole genome shotgun sequence includes:
- the LOC140957738 gene encoding GCN5-related N-acetyltransferase 6, chloroplastic-like isoform X4, with the protein MELKNNFLPEFQVQQPKLTCLISSNKRNSTPVLGMFARETFPAQYYRWKHLEVHCNNDQNIQNLGLSKNETSKLAKLSFNRLQLTDQECTGLQRRNFGRFVARGAILDEEYWEFYALKRRCFGQEGKSLNCFCLVAVKKEEKNVRRTVLNSIVGTLDLSIRQFVQGETYPEHIKRYSAVLANQEPLDMHKYAYIANVCVAKFARRQGIASNMIYLAMDVAMVSGMKQLFVHVNADNRPAQDLYRKTGFKKPHFGWIGRSLKLLCLIYQKIKGY; encoded by the exons ATGGAGCTGAAGAACAATTTTTTACCGGAATTTCAAGTCCAGCAGCCGAAATTAACTTGCTTGATATCGAGCAACAAACGCAATTCTACCCCTGTTCTCGGAATGTTTGcaag AGAGACATTTCCCGCTCAATATTATAGATGGAAACATCTTGAAGTTCACTGCAACAATGACCAAAATATCCAGAACTTGGGTTTATCGAAGAATGAAACATCAAAGCTAGCTAAACTCTCCTTTAACCGTCTTCAACTTACTGACCAAGAGTGTACTGGCCTTCAAAGGCGAAACTTTGGTCGTTTTGTTGCTCGTGGAGCTATCCTGGATGAAGAATATTGG GAATTTTATGCTTTGAAGCGAAGATGTTTTGGCCAGGAAGGAAAATCGTTGAACTGCTTCTGCTTAGTTGCT GTTAAGAAGGAAGAGAAAAATGTCAGAAGAACGGTCTTAAATAGTATAGTGGGAACTTTGGACTTAAGTATTCGGCAATTTGTGCAAGGAGAAACATATCCTGAG CATATTAAGAGATATTCTGCTGTATTGGCGAACCAAGAGCCCCTGGATATGCATAAATATGCTTATATTGCAAATGTTTGTGTGGCAAAGTTTGCTCGACGTCAGGGTATTGCTTCAAACATGATATACTTAGCCATGGATGTTGCCATGGTATCAG GTATGAAGCAGCTTTTTGTTCATGTAAATGCAGACAACAGGCCTGCCCAGGATCTATACAGAAAAACTGGCTTCAAG AAACCGCATTTTGGATGGATTGGCAGGTCGTTGAAGCTGCTTTGTCTCATTTATCAAAAGATCAAAGGATATTAA
- the LOC140957738 gene encoding GCN5-related N-acetyltransferase 6, chloroplastic-like isoform X3 — protein sequence MELKNNFLPEFQVQQPKLTCLISSNKRNSTPVLGMFARETFPAQYYRWKHLEVHCNNDQNIQNLGLSKNETSKLAKLSFNRLQLTDQECTGLQRRNFGRFVARGAILDEEYWTAAWLRAEAHWESLSYMRNVDSYKRKYAEQEFYALKRRCFGQEGKSLNCFCLVAVKKEEKNVRRTVLNSIVGTLDLSIRQFVQGETYPEHIKRYSAVLANQEPLDMHKYAYIANVCVAKFARRQGIASNMIYLAMDVAMVSGMKQLFVHVNADNRPAQDLYRKTGFKVVEAALSHLSKDQRILMSMDL from the exons ATGGAGCTGAAGAACAATTTTTTACCGGAATTTCAAGTCCAGCAGCCGAAATTAACTTGCTTGATATCGAGCAACAAACGCAATTCTACCCCTGTTCTCGGAATGTTTGcaag AGAGACATTTCCCGCTCAATATTATAGATGGAAACATCTTGAAGTTCACTGCAACAATGACCAAAATATCCAGAACTTGGGTTTATCGAAGAATGAAACATCAAAGCTAGCTAAACTCTCCTTTAACCGTCTTCAACTTACTGACCAAGAGTGTACTGGCCTTCAAAGGCGAAACTTTGGTCGTTTTGTTGCTCGTGGAGCTATCCTGGATGAAGAATATTGG ACAGCGGCATGGCTGCGAGCAGAAGCCCATTGGGAATCCTTGTCTTACATGAG GAATGTCGATAGTTATAAAAGAAAATACGCTGAACAG GAATTTTATGCTTTGAAGCGAAGATGTTTTGGCCAGGAAGGAAAATCGTTGAACTGCTTCTGCTTAGTTGCT GTTAAGAAGGAAGAGAAAAATGTCAGAAGAACGGTCTTAAATAGTATAGTGGGAACTTTGGACTTAAGTATTCGGCAATTTGTGCAAGGAGAAACATATCCTGAG CATATTAAGAGATATTCTGCTGTATTGGCGAACCAAGAGCCCCTGGATATGCATAAATATGCTTATATTGCAAATGTTTGTGTGGCAAAGTTTGCTCGACGTCAGGGTATTGCTTCAAACATGATATACTTAGCCATGGATGTTGCCATGGTATCAG GTATGAAGCAGCTTTTTGTTCATGTAAATGCAGACAACAGGCCTGCCCAGGATCTATACAGAAAAACTGGCTTCAAG GTCGTTGAAGCTGCTTTGTCTCATTTATCAAAAGATCAAAGGATATTAATGTCAATGGATTTATAA
- the LOC140957738 gene encoding GCN5-related N-acetyltransferase 6, chloroplastic-like isoform X5 produces MELKNNFLPEFQVQQPKLTCLISSNKRNSTPVLGMFARETFPAQYYRWKHLEVHCNNDQNIQNLGLSKNETSKLAKLSFNRLQLTDQECTGLQRRNFGRFVARGAILDEEYWTAAWLRAEAHWESLSYMRNVDSYKRKYAEQEFYALKRRCFGQEGKSLNCFCLVAVKKEEKNVRRTVLNSIVGTLDLSIRQFVQGETYPEHIKRYSAVLANQEPLDMHKYAYIANVCVAKFARRQGIASNMIYLAMDVAMVSGLIS; encoded by the exons ATGGAGCTGAAGAACAATTTTTTACCGGAATTTCAAGTCCAGCAGCCGAAATTAACTTGCTTGATATCGAGCAACAAACGCAATTCTACCCCTGTTCTCGGAATGTTTGcaag AGAGACATTTCCCGCTCAATATTATAGATGGAAACATCTTGAAGTTCACTGCAACAATGACCAAAATATCCAGAACTTGGGTTTATCGAAGAATGAAACATCAAAGCTAGCTAAACTCTCCTTTAACCGTCTTCAACTTACTGACCAAGAGTGTACTGGCCTTCAAAGGCGAAACTTTGGTCGTTTTGTTGCTCGTGGAGCTATCCTGGATGAAGAATATTGG ACAGCGGCATGGCTGCGAGCAGAAGCCCATTGGGAATCCTTGTCTTACATGAG GAATGTCGATAGTTATAAAAGAAAATACGCTGAACAG GAATTTTATGCTTTGAAGCGAAGATGTTTTGGCCAGGAAGGAAAATCGTTGAACTGCTTCTGCTTAGTTGCT GTTAAGAAGGAAGAGAAAAATGTCAGAAGAACGGTCTTAAATAGTATAGTGGGAACTTTGGACTTAAGTATTCGGCAATTTGTGCAAGGAGAAACATATCCTGAG CATATTAAGAGATATTCTGCTGTATTGGCGAACCAAGAGCCCCTGGATATGCATAAATATGCTTATATTGCAAATGTTTGTGTGGCAAAGTTTGCTCGACGTCAGGGTATTGCTTCAAACATGATATACTTAGCCATGGATGTTGCCATGGTATCAGGTCTCATATCTTAA
- the LOC140957738 gene encoding GCN5-related N-acetyltransferase 6, chloroplastic-like isoform X6, with amino-acid sequence MKNIGFLVSMFDLKWQTAAWLRAEAHWESLSYMRNVDSYKRKYAEQEFYALKRRCFGQEGKSLNCFCLVAVKKEEKNVRRTVLNSIVGTLDLSIRQFVQGETYPEHIKRYSAVLANQEPLDMHKYAYIANVCVAKFARRQGIASNMIYLAMDVAMVSGMKQLFVHVNADNRPAQDLYRKTGFKKPHFGWIGRSLKLLCLIYQKIKGY; translated from the exons ATGAAGAATATTGG ATTTCTTGTCTCCATGTTTGACTTAAAATGGCAGACAGCGGCATGGCTGCGAGCAGAAGCCCATTGGGAATCCTTGTCTTACATGAG GAATGTCGATAGTTATAAAAGAAAATACGCTGAACAG GAATTTTATGCTTTGAAGCGAAGATGTTTTGGCCAGGAAGGAAAATCGTTGAACTGCTTCTGCTTAGTTGCT GTTAAGAAGGAAGAGAAAAATGTCAGAAGAACGGTCTTAAATAGTATAGTGGGAACTTTGGACTTAAGTATTCGGCAATTTGTGCAAGGAGAAACATATCCTGAG CATATTAAGAGATATTCTGCTGTATTGGCGAACCAAGAGCCCCTGGATATGCATAAATATGCTTATATTGCAAATGTTTGTGTGGCAAAGTTTGCTCGACGTCAGGGTATTGCTTCAAACATGATATACTTAGCCATGGATGTTGCCATGGTATCAG GTATGAAGCAGCTTTTTGTTCATGTAAATGCAGACAACAGGCCTGCCCAGGATCTATACAGAAAAACTGGCTTCAAG AAACCGCATTTTGGATGGATTGGCAGGTCGTTGAAGCTGCTTTGTCTCATTTATCAAAAGATCAAAGGATATTAA
- the LOC140957738 gene encoding GCN5-related N-acetyltransferase 6, chloroplastic-like isoform X2, which produces MELKNNFLPEFQVQQPKLTCLISSNKRNSTPVLGMFARETFPAQYYRWKHLEVHCNNDQNIQNLGLSKNETSKLAKLSFNRLQLTDQECTGLQRRNFGRFVARGAILDEEYWTAAWLRAEAHWESLSYMRNVDSYKRKYAEQEFYALKRRCFGQEGKSLNCFCLVAVKKEEKNVRRTVLNSIVGTLDLSIRQFVQGETYPEHIKRYSAVLANQEPLDMHKYAYIANVCVAKFARRQGIASNMIYLAMDVAMVSGMKQLFVHVNADNRPAQDLYRKTGFKHFGWIGRSLKLLCLIYQKIKGY; this is translated from the exons ATGGAGCTGAAGAACAATTTTTTACCGGAATTTCAAGTCCAGCAGCCGAAATTAACTTGCTTGATATCGAGCAACAAACGCAATTCTACCCCTGTTCTCGGAATGTTTGcaag AGAGACATTTCCCGCTCAATATTATAGATGGAAACATCTTGAAGTTCACTGCAACAATGACCAAAATATCCAGAACTTGGGTTTATCGAAGAATGAAACATCAAAGCTAGCTAAACTCTCCTTTAACCGTCTTCAACTTACTGACCAAGAGTGTACTGGCCTTCAAAGGCGAAACTTTGGTCGTTTTGTTGCTCGTGGAGCTATCCTGGATGAAGAATATTGG ACAGCGGCATGGCTGCGAGCAGAAGCCCATTGGGAATCCTTGTCTTACATGAG GAATGTCGATAGTTATAAAAGAAAATACGCTGAACAG GAATTTTATGCTTTGAAGCGAAGATGTTTTGGCCAGGAAGGAAAATCGTTGAACTGCTTCTGCTTAGTTGCT GTTAAGAAGGAAGAGAAAAATGTCAGAAGAACGGTCTTAAATAGTATAGTGGGAACTTTGGACTTAAGTATTCGGCAATTTGTGCAAGGAGAAACATATCCTGAG CATATTAAGAGATATTCTGCTGTATTGGCGAACCAAGAGCCCCTGGATATGCATAAATATGCTTATATTGCAAATGTTTGTGTGGCAAAGTTTGCTCGACGTCAGGGTATTGCTTCAAACATGATATACTTAGCCATGGATGTTGCCATGGTATCAG GTATGAAGCAGCTTTTTGTTCATGTAAATGCAGACAACAGGCCTGCCCAGGATCTATACAGAAAAACTGGCTTCAAG CATTTTGGATGGATTGGCAGGTCGTTGAAGCTGCTTTGTCTCATTTATCAAAAGATCAAAGGATATTAA
- the LOC140957738 gene encoding GCN5-related N-acetyltransferase 6, chloroplastic-like isoform X1 — protein sequence MELKNNFLPEFQVQQPKLTCLISSNKRNSTPVLGMFARETFPAQYYRWKHLEVHCNNDQNIQNLGLSKNETSKLAKLSFNRLQLTDQECTGLQRRNFGRFVARGAILDEEYWTAAWLRAEAHWESLSYMRNVDSYKRKYAEQEFYALKRRCFGQEGKSLNCFCLVAVKKEEKNVRRTVLNSIVGTLDLSIRQFVQGETYPEHIKRYSAVLANQEPLDMHKYAYIANVCVAKFARRQGIASNMIYLAMDVAMVSGMKQLFVHVNADNRPAQDLYRKTGFKKPHFGWIGRSLKLLCLIYQKIKGY from the exons ATGGAGCTGAAGAACAATTTTTTACCGGAATTTCAAGTCCAGCAGCCGAAATTAACTTGCTTGATATCGAGCAACAAACGCAATTCTACCCCTGTTCTCGGAATGTTTGcaag AGAGACATTTCCCGCTCAATATTATAGATGGAAACATCTTGAAGTTCACTGCAACAATGACCAAAATATCCAGAACTTGGGTTTATCGAAGAATGAAACATCAAAGCTAGCTAAACTCTCCTTTAACCGTCTTCAACTTACTGACCAAGAGTGTACTGGCCTTCAAAGGCGAAACTTTGGTCGTTTTGTTGCTCGTGGAGCTATCCTGGATGAAGAATATTGG ACAGCGGCATGGCTGCGAGCAGAAGCCCATTGGGAATCCTTGTCTTACATGAG GAATGTCGATAGTTATAAAAGAAAATACGCTGAACAG GAATTTTATGCTTTGAAGCGAAGATGTTTTGGCCAGGAAGGAAAATCGTTGAACTGCTTCTGCTTAGTTGCT GTTAAGAAGGAAGAGAAAAATGTCAGAAGAACGGTCTTAAATAGTATAGTGGGAACTTTGGACTTAAGTATTCGGCAATTTGTGCAAGGAGAAACATATCCTGAG CATATTAAGAGATATTCTGCTGTATTGGCGAACCAAGAGCCCCTGGATATGCATAAATATGCTTATATTGCAAATGTTTGTGTGGCAAAGTTTGCTCGACGTCAGGGTATTGCTTCAAACATGATATACTTAGCCATGGATGTTGCCATGGTATCAG GTATGAAGCAGCTTTTTGTTCATGTAAATGCAGACAACAGGCCTGCCCAGGATCTATACAGAAAAACTGGCTTCAAG AAACCGCATTTTGGATGGATTGGCAGGTCGTTGAAGCTGCTTTGTCTCATTTATCAAAAGATCAAAGGATATTAA